The following proteins come from a genomic window of Pseudomonas hygromyciniae:
- the leuS gene encoding leucine--tRNA ligase, whose amino-acid sequence MHEQYQPREIENAAQTFWDEQKSFEVSEQPGKETYYCLSMFPYPSGKLHMGHVRNYTIGDVISRYQRMLGKNVLQPMGWDAFGMPAENAAMKNNVAPAKWTYENIAYMKSQLRSLGLAVDWSREVTTCKPDYYRWEQWLFTRLFEKGVIYKKSGTVNWDPVDQTVLANEQVIDGRGWRSGALIEKREIPMYYFKITAYADELLSSLDDLPGWPEQVKTMQRNWIGKSKGMEVQFPYNVDSIGAEGALKVFTTRPDTLMGATYVAVAAEHPLATLAAKNNPELQAFIAECKGGSVAEADVATQEKKGLPTSLFVEHPLTGEKLPVWVANYVLMHYGDGAVMAVPAHDERDFEFATKYNLPIKSVVRTSSGDSNPAPWQDAYGEHGTLINSGEFDGLDFVGAFDAMEVALIKKNLGASRTQFRLRDWGISRQRYWGCPIPIIHCESCGDVPVPEDQLPVVLPEDVVPDGAGSPLARMPEFYECNCPKCGQPAKRETDTMDTFVESSWYYARYASPHYEGGLVEKSAADHWLPVDQYIGGIEHAILHLLYARFFHKLMRDEGLVSSDEPFKNLLTQGMVIAETYYRREANGAYTWFNPADVELERDSKAKVISAKLKSDGLPVEIGGTEKMAKSKNNGVDPQSMIDQFGADTCRLFMMFASPPDMSAEWSDSGVEGSHRFLKRVWRLAHAHISQGLPGKLDVASLNDEQKLIRRSTHLAIKQASQDVGQHHKFNTAIAQVMTLMNVLEKAPQATAQDRALVQEGLETVVLLLAPITPHISHDLWSQLGHSGAVIDAAWPVADDSALVQDTLQLVIQVNGKLRGQIDMPASASREDVEAAARCNENVLRFTEGLTIRKVIVVPGKLVNIVAS is encoded by the coding sequence ATGCACGAACAATATCAGCCCCGTGAAATAGAAAATGCCGCCCAAACTTTCTGGGATGAGCAAAAGTCCTTTGAAGTCAGTGAACAGCCAGGCAAGGAGACTTACTACTGCCTATCGATGTTCCCTTACCCCAGCGGCAAACTACACATGGGGCACGTGCGTAACTACACCATCGGCGACGTGATTTCCCGCTACCAGCGCATGCTCGGCAAAAACGTCCTGCAACCTATGGGTTGGGACGCCTTCGGCATGCCTGCGGAAAACGCCGCGATGAAAAACAACGTAGCGCCCGCCAAGTGGACCTACGAAAACATCGCCTACATGAAGTCCCAACTGCGCAGCCTGGGCCTGGCCGTGGACTGGTCCCGCGAAGTGACCACCTGCAAGCCGGACTACTACCGCTGGGAACAATGGCTGTTCACTCGCCTGTTCGAAAAAGGCGTGATCTACAAAAAAAGCGGCACCGTGAACTGGGACCCGGTCGACCAGACCGTCCTGGCCAACGAACAAGTGATCGACGGTCGCGGCTGGCGTTCCGGCGCGCTGATCGAGAAGCGCGAAATCCCGATGTACTACTTCAAGATCACCGCCTACGCCGATGAACTCTTGTCGAGCCTCGACGACCTGCCGGGCTGGCCTGAACAGGTCAAGACCATGCAACGCAACTGGATCGGCAAGTCCAAGGGCATGGAAGTGCAGTTCCCGTACAACGTCGATTCCATCGGCGCCGAGGGCGCACTGAAAGTCTTCACTACCCGCCCGGACACCCTGATGGGCGCGACCTACGTCGCCGTGGCCGCGGAACACCCGCTGGCCACCCTGGCCGCCAAGAACAATCCTGAGCTGCAGGCCTTTATCGCCGAATGCAAAGGCGGCAGCGTGGCCGAAGCCGACGTCGCCACCCAGGAGAAAAAAGGCCTGCCGACCTCGCTGTTCGTCGAGCACCCATTGACCGGCGAAAAACTGCCGGTATGGGTCGCCAACTATGTGCTGATGCACTATGGCGATGGCGCAGTAATGGCAGTGCCGGCCCACGACGAGCGCGATTTCGAATTCGCAACCAAGTACAACCTGCCGATCAAGTCGGTGGTACGCACCAGTTCCGGCGATAGCAACCCGGCCCCGTGGCAAGACGCCTACGGCGAGCACGGCACCCTGATCAACTCCGGCGAGTTCGACGGCCTGGACTTCGTCGGTGCCTTCGACGCCATGGAAGTCGCACTGATCAAGAAAAACCTCGGCGCCTCGCGCACCCAGTTCCGCCTGCGCGACTGGGGCATCAGCCGCCAGCGCTACTGGGGCTGCCCGATCCCGATCATCCACTGCGAAAGCTGTGGCGATGTGCCGGTGCCGGAAGACCAACTGCCAGTAGTTCTGCCGGAAGACGTGGTGCCAGACGGTGCCGGCTCGCCCCTGGCGCGCATGCCCGAGTTCTACGAGTGCAACTGCCCGAAATGCGGCCAGCCTGCCAAGCGTGAAACCGACACCATGGACACCTTCGTCGAGTCCTCGTGGTATTACGCCCGCTACGCCTCGCCACACTATGAAGGCGGCCTGGTTGAGAAATCCGCAGCTGACCACTGGTTGCCAGTGGATCAGTACATCGGCGGTATCGAACACGCGATCCTGCACCTGCTGTACGCGCGCTTCTTCCACAAGTTGATGCGTGACGAAGGCCTGGTCAGTTCCGACGAGCCGTTCAAGAACCTGCTGACCCAGGGCATGGTGATCGCCGAGACCTACTATCGTCGCGAAGCCAACGGCGCCTACACCTGGTTCAACCCGGCAGACGTCGAGTTGGAACGTGACAGCAAGGCCAAGGTAATCAGCGCCAAGCTGAAATCCGACGGCCTGCCGGTGGAAATCGGCGGCACCGAGAAGATGGCCAAGTCGAAGAACAACGGCGTCGACCCACAGTCGATGATCGATCAGTTCGGCGCCGACACCTGCCGTCTGTTCATGATGTTCGCCTCGCCGCCTGACATGAGCGCCGAATGGTCGGACTCCGGCGTCGAAGGTTCGCACCGTTTCCTCAAGCGCGTCTGGCGCCTGGCGCACGCCCATATCAGCCAGGGCTTGCCGGGCAAACTGGACGTGGCATCGCTGAACGACGAGCAAAAACTCATTCGCCGTAGCACCCACCTGGCCATCAAGCAAGCCAGCCAGGACGTGGGCCAGCACCACAAATTCAACACCGCCATCGCCCAGGTGATGACGCTGATGAACGTGCTGGAAAAAGCGCCACAAGCCACCGCACAGGACCGCGCACTGGTACAGGAAGGCCTGGAAACTGTGGTGCTGTTGCTGGCACCGATTACTCCGCACATCAGCCACGACCTGTGGAGCCAGTTGGGCCACAGTGGCGCGGTGATCGATGCTGCATGGCCGGTCGCCGATGACAGCGCCCTGGTACAGGACACGCTGCAACTGGTGATTCAGGTCAACGGCAAGCTGCGCGGCCAGATCGACATGCCGGCCAGCGCCAGCCGTGAAGACGTCGAAGCCGCCGCTCGCTGCAATGAGAACGTGCTGCGCTTCACCGAAGGCCTGACGATCCGCAAAGTGATCGTGGTGCCCGGAAAACTGGTCAATATCGTCGCTAGCTAA
- a CDS encoding LPS-assembly lipoprotein LptE: MIKRNLLVMGLAVLLSACGFQLRGTGTTELAIKELDVSARNAYGETVTQLRQTLENSGVKVYPGAAYKLVLVDEKETQRNISYASAGRSSDLEMSSVLVFQIQGHDQLPLINDKLQVQKVVSYDGNNMVGSDTEVSQVRNEMRRDLVQRMVMRLQMISPAQLDALQQTADAKAKADAEALKAAQDYENSIPKQSPVEVPAE; this comes from the coding sequence ATGATCAAACGCAACCTGCTGGTTATGGGCCTTGCCGTACTGCTGAGCGCTTGCGGCTTCCAGCTGCGCGGCACCGGCACCACGGAACTGGCGATCAAGGAACTGGATGTCAGCGCACGCAACGCCTATGGCGAAACCGTGACTCAACTGCGCCAAACCCTGGAAAACAGCGGCGTCAAAGTCTATCCCGGAGCGGCTTACAAGCTGGTGCTGGTCGATGAGAAAGAAACCCAGCGTAATATCAGCTACGCCAGTGCCGGCCGCTCTTCCGATCTGGAAATGAGCAGCGTGCTCGTATTCCAAATCCAGGGCCACGACCAATTGCCACTGATCAACGACAAGTTGCAAGTGCAGAAAGTGGTGAGCTATGACGGCAACAATATGGTCGGCTCCGACACCGAGGTCAGCCAGGTGCGCAATGAAATGCGCCGTGACCTGGTCCAGCGCATGGTCATGCGCCTGCAGATGATCAGCCCGGCCCAACTGGATGCTCTGCAGCAGACTGCCGACGCCAAGGCCAAGGCGGATGCAGAGGCGCTGAAAGCCGCGCAGGACTATGAAAACAGCATCCCCAAGCAATCGCCTGTTGAAGTCCCTGCCGAGTAA
- the holA gene encoding DNA polymerase III subunit delta gives MKLAPAQLAKHLQGSLAPVYIISGDDPLLCQEAADTIRQAARQQGFDERQVFSADASFDWGTLLQAGASMSLFAEKRLLELRLPSGKPGDKGAAALMEYCSRPAEDTLLLISLPKLDGSAQKTKWGKALVEGAQTQLIQIWPVDSSQLPQWIRQRLSQAGLSATQDAVELIAARVEGNLLAAAQEIEKLKLMAEDGQITVETVQGAVADSARFDVFGLVDAILNGEPAHALRMLEGLRGEGVEPPVILWALARELRVLANIALQYSQGTPLDKCFSQARPPIWDKRKPLMSKALQRHSAQRWAQLLLEAQRIDAQIKGQAAGSPWMSLSRLSLLMSGQRLTLPAE, from the coding sequence ATGAAACTCGCTCCCGCCCAACTCGCCAAACACCTGCAAGGCAGCCTCGCGCCTGTGTACATCATCAGTGGCGATGATCCACTGCTGTGCCAGGAAGCCGCCGACACCATTCGCCAAGCTGCGCGCCAGCAAGGCTTTGATGAACGCCAGGTGTTCAGCGCCGACGCCAGCTTCGACTGGGGTACCCTGCTCCAGGCTGGGGCCAGCATGTCGTTGTTTGCCGAAAAACGCCTGCTGGAACTGCGCCTGCCCTCGGGCAAGCCTGGGGATAAAGGCGCGGCAGCCCTGATGGAATACTGTTCACGCCCCGCCGAGGACACGCTGCTGTTGATCAGCTTGCCCAAGCTCGATGGCAGTGCGCAGAAAACCAAATGGGGCAAGGCCTTGGTGGAAGGGGCGCAAACCCAGCTCATCCAGATCTGGCCGGTCGATAGCAGCCAGTTGCCACAATGGATTCGTCAACGCCTGTCGCAAGCTGGGCTATCGGCCACCCAGGATGCTGTCGAACTGATTGCTGCTCGGGTCGAGGGCAACCTGCTGGCCGCCGCCCAGGAAATCGAAAAGCTCAAGCTGATGGCCGAAGACGGGCAGATTACCGTCGAAACCGTGCAGGGAGCGGTGGCCGACAGTGCGCGTTTTGACGTGTTCGGGTTGGTGGACGCGATCCTCAATGGCGAGCCGGCGCATGCCCTGCGCATGCTCGAAGGGCTGCGCGGCGAAGGCGTGGAACCGCCAGTGATTCTCTGGGCCCTGGCCCGCGAACTGCGCGTGCTGGCCAATATTGCCCTGCAATACAGCCAGGGCACGCCACTGGACAAATGTTTCAGCCAGGCCCGCCCGCCGATCTGGGACAAGCGCAAGCCCCTGATGAGCAAGGCGCTGCAACGGCACTCGGCGCAACGCTGGGCGCAACTGTTACTCGAGGCACAGCGCATCGATGCACAGATCAAGGGCCAGGCTGCAGGATCGCCGTGGATGAGCTTGAGCCGTTTGTCGCTGCTCATGTCCGGCCAGCGCCTGACACTGCCTGCCGAATAA
- the arfA gene encoding alternative ribosome rescue factor ArfA — protein MSKKPSKHGPNKAKSIIAQPLFRSRQERAGKGKGSYRREAFQSNSWEASYFLAA, from the coding sequence ATGAGCAAAAAGCCATCCAAGCATGGCCCCAACAAGGCCAAATCCATCATCGCCCAGCCGTTGTTCCGCAGTCGCCAGGAACGAGCCGGCAAAGGCAAAGGCAGCTACCGCCGCGAAGCCTTCCAGTCTAATAGCTGGGAGGCTTCTTACTTTCTGGCTGCCTGA
- a CDS encoding lytic murein transglycosylase, translating to MPSSLSRRWHLRQLIAASSLILLVACAEKPTAADAQPLPTLQTAPVAAPAVVAPLAVTNLDIQPTQTFAQWQAGFRVEALKAGITPAVFDTAFANVTPDMAVIRADRSQPEFSRPVWEYLNGALSPLRVRNGQALLIKHADILQSIEQRYGVDRQVLVSVWGMESNFGTFQGNNSVIRSLATLAYEGRRPAFAQAQLLAALQIIQHGDIPAEQMRGSWAGAMGQTQFIPTTYNTHAVDFDGDGRRDIWNSSADALASTAHYLQSSGWQKGQPWGFEVQQLPVSFDYALADGVVRKPVGEWLRLGLQVPAGASVPPNVDTLSAALLLPAGHRGPAFLVLDNFRAILKYNNSSSYALAVGLLSERFGGGGVIRGDWPTDELPLTRSQRIELQTVLSAKGYEAGNPDGIIGANTRKAIRAAQQSLGWPADGYPTVKLLESLQSR from the coding sequence ATGCCCTCTAGTCTTTCCCGTCGTTGGCACCTTCGCCAATTGATTGCTGCCTCCAGCCTGATCCTGTTAGTCGCCTGCGCCGAAAAACCCACCGCCGCCGACGCTCAGCCCCTACCCACGCTCCAGACCGCACCGGTTGCCGCACCCGCCGTAGTTGCGCCCCTGGCCGTGACCAATCTCGATATCCAGCCGACCCAGACCTTCGCCCAATGGCAGGCAGGTTTTCGCGTCGAGGCCCTCAAGGCCGGCATTACCCCTGCGGTGTTTGATACAGCATTCGCCAACGTCACCCCCGACATGGCAGTCATCCGCGCCGATCGCAGCCAACCGGAGTTTTCCCGCCCGGTCTGGGAATACCTCAACGGCGCCTTGTCGCCACTACGCGTGCGCAATGGCCAGGCGTTGCTGATCAAACACGCCGATATCCTGCAAAGCATCGAACAACGCTACGGCGTCGATCGCCAGGTGCTGGTCTCGGTGTGGGGCATGGAGAGTAACTTCGGCACGTTCCAGGGCAACAACTCGGTGATCCGCTCGCTGGCGACCCTGGCCTACGAAGGCCGCCGCCCGGCATTCGCCCAGGCGCAGTTGCTGGCCGCGCTGCAAATCATCCAGCACGGCGATATCCCGGCCGAGCAGATGCGCGGTTCCTGGGCCGGTGCCATGGGCCAGACTCAGTTCATTCCAACCACCTATAACACCCACGCGGTGGACTTCGATGGCGACGGTCGCCGCGATATCTGGAATAGCTCGGCCGACGCCCTCGCTTCCACCGCGCACTACCTGCAGAGCTCGGGCTGGCAGAAAGGCCAGCCCTGGGGTTTTGAGGTGCAACAGTTACCCGTGAGCTTCGATTACGCGCTGGCCGATGGCGTGGTACGCAAGCCAGTGGGCGAATGGTTGAGACTGGGGCTGCAGGTGCCCGCCGGTGCCAGCGTACCGCCCAATGTAGATACGCTGTCCGCTGCCCTTCTGCTGCCGGCAGGCCACCGTGGTCCGGCATTCCTGGTGCTGGATAACTTCCGTGCGATCCTCAAGTACAACAACTCGTCGTCCTACGCCCTGGCGGTCGGCCTGTTGTCCGAGCGTTTTGGCGGGGGCGGCGTGATTCGTGGGGATTGGCCAACGGACGAACTGCCACTGACCCGCTCCCAGCGTATCGAGTTGCAGACGGTGTTGAGTGCCAAGGGTTATGAGGCGGGCAACCCGGATGGGATCATCGGTGCCAATACGCGCAAGGCGATTCGTGCGGCGCAGCAGTCGTTGGGCTGGCCGGCGGATGGGTACCCGACGGTGAAGTTGCTGGAATCCTTGCAAAGCCGCTAG
- a CDS encoding S66 peptidase family protein, giving the protein MTNPPATVVPALRAEGVIGLIAPAGPAALDVEKAGQWMRTRGYELRIFSGVYERDGYLAGSDEVRLRDLHAAFADPDIDAIFCLRGGYGTPRLLDSVDFELLAANPKPFVGYSDITALHLAISRYAGFVTFHGPMLNADLLGDKQPPTESSLFSLLRGQLGAGSVLAHPAAYPLTTIEPGIACGRLLGGNLSMIAAVMGTPFEIDAEGIILFIEDVNEPIYRIDRLLTHLRLAGKLAQVRGVLVGDVAGVDSAALDRLLKQTFAPLCIPVLSGWRSGHCDPNLTLPMGALVRLDAGEQRLVLEQDVVLRA; this is encoded by the coding sequence ATGACTAACCCTCCTGCCACCGTCGTCCCCGCCCTACGCGCCGAAGGCGTGATCGGCCTCATCGCCCCCGCAGGCCCCGCCGCGCTGGATGTTGAGAAGGCCGGGCAATGGATGCGTACCCGCGGCTACGAGCTGCGGATTTTCTCGGGGGTGTACGAGCGCGACGGCTACCTGGCCGGCAGCGATGAAGTACGTCTGCGCGACCTGCACGCGGCCTTCGCTGACCCTGATATCGACGCCATCTTCTGCCTGCGCGGTGGCTATGGCACCCCACGCTTACTCGACAGCGTGGATTTCGAGCTGCTGGCCGCCAATCCTAAGCCCTTCGTCGGCTACAGCGATATCACCGCGCTGCATCTGGCAATCAGCCGCTACGCCGGTTTTGTGACCTTCCATGGCCCAATGCTCAATGCTGATCTGCTGGGCGACAAACAACCACCCACTGAGTCATCGCTGTTCAGCCTGCTGCGTGGGCAACTAGGTGCCGGTAGTGTGCTGGCGCATCCGGCGGCCTACCCGTTGACCACCATCGAACCTGGCATCGCTTGTGGGCGCCTGCTGGGTGGCAACCTGTCGATGATCGCGGCCGTGATGGGCACACCGTTCGAAATCGATGCCGAGGGCATCATCCTGTTTATCGAAGACGTCAACGAACCGATCTACCGTATCGACCGCCTGCTGACGCATTTGCGACTGGCAGGCAAGTTGGCGCAGGTTCGCGGTGTGCTGGTGGGGGATGTAGCGGGGGTAGATAGCGCGGCGCTGGACAGGCTGCTGAAACAGACGTTCGCACCGTTATGCATCCCGGTCCTGTCCGGCTGGCGCAGCGGGCATTGCGACCCGAACCTGACCTTACCGATGGGCGCTTTGGTGCGCCTGGATGCGGGGGAACAGCGGTTGGTGCTGGAGCAGGATGTGGTGCTCAGGGCCTGA
- the lipA gene encoding lipoyl synthase: MIPTLDITERPAPAPRAKVEAGVKLRGAEKVARIPVKIIPTTELPKKPDWIRVRIPVSPEVDRIKALLRKHKLHSVCEEASCPNLGECFSGGTATFMIMGDICTRRCPFCDVGHGRPKPLDVNEPESLAIAIADLKLKYVVITSVDRDDLRDGGAQHFADCIREIRKLSPNVMLETLVPDYRGRMDVALEITAAEPPDVFNHNLETVPRLYKAARPGSDYQWSLTLLQKFKQMMPHIPTKSGLMLGLGETDEEVIEVMKRMREHDIDMLTLGQYLQPSRSHLPVQRFVHPDTFAWFAEEGYKMGFKNVASGPLVRSSYHADEQAKLVKASLVS; this comes from the coding sequence ATGATCCCGACGCTGGACATTACCGAACGTCCGGCCCCGGCTCCGCGTGCCAAGGTGGAAGCCGGCGTCAAGCTGCGCGGCGCCGAGAAGGTTGCACGCATCCCGGTGAAGATCATTCCGACCACCGAACTGCCGAAAAAGCCCGACTGGATCCGCGTGCGCATCCCGGTTTCTCCGGAAGTCGACCGTATCAAGGCCCTGCTGCGCAAACACAAGCTGCACAGCGTGTGCGAAGAAGCCTCCTGCCCGAACCTGGGCGAATGCTTCTCCGGCGGCACCGCCACCTTCATGATCATGGGTGACATCTGCACCCGTCGTTGCCCGTTCTGCGACGTTGGCCATGGCCGGCCGAAGCCACTGGACGTCAACGAGCCAGAAAGCCTGGCCATCGCCATTGCCGACCTGAAACTCAAGTACGTGGTGATCACCTCGGTAGACCGTGATGACCTGCGCGACGGCGGTGCCCAGCACTTTGCCGACTGCATTCGCGAAATCCGCAAATTGTCGCCGAACGTGATGCTCGAGACCCTGGTCCCGGACTACCGTGGCCGCATGGATGTCGCCCTGGAAATCACCGCTGCCGAGCCGCCAGATGTGTTCAACCACAACCTGGAAACCGTGCCGCGCCTGTACAAGGCCGCGCGTCCGGGTTCGGACTACCAGTGGTCGCTGACCCTGCTGCAGAAATTCAAGCAGATGATGCCGCACATCCCGACCAAGTCCGGTCTGATGCTGGGCCTGGGCGAAACCGACGAGGAAGTGATCGAAGTCATGAAGCGCATGCGCGAACACGACATCGACATGCTGACCCTGGGTCAGTACCTGCAGCCGTCGCGCAGCCACTTGCCGGTGCAGCGCTTCGTACACCCGGACACCTTTGCCTGGTTTGCCGAAGAAGGCTACAAGATGGGCTTCAAGAACGTTGCGTCGGGCCCGCTGGTGCGTTCGTCGTACCACGCCGACGAGCAGGCCAAGCTGGTCAAGGCGAGCCTGGTTTCGTAA
- the lipB gene encoding lipoyl(octanoyl) transferase LipB, giving the protein MSQVLGFRELGQMAYEPVWHAMQRFTNERGTSAPDEVWLVEHPPVFTQGQAGKAEHLLLPGDIAVVQVDRGGQVTYHGPGQLVAYLLLDVRKLGYGVRELVSRMENCLIELLASYGVAATAKPDAPGVYVDGAKIASLGLRIRHGCSFHGLALNVDMDLAPFRRINPCGYAGLAMTQLSDHATPIEFAEVSARLRAQLVKHLDYAEQTTLTGGID; this is encoded by the coding sequence ATGTCACAGGTCCTGGGCTTTCGCGAGCTCGGCCAGATGGCCTACGAGCCCGTCTGGCACGCCATGCAGCGCTTCACCAATGAGCGCGGCACTTCGGCTCCTGATGAAGTCTGGTTGGTGGAGCACCCGCCGGTATTCACCCAGGGCCAGGCCGGTAAGGCTGAGCATCTACTACTTCCGGGTGATATTGCGGTGGTGCAGGTCGACCGAGGTGGTCAAGTGACTTACCATGGGCCCGGGCAACTGGTGGCTTATTTGCTGCTGGATGTGCGCAAGCTGGGTTATGGCGTGCGCGAGCTGGTCAGTCGCATGGAAAACTGCCTGATCGAACTCTTGGCCAGCTACGGTGTAGCGGCGACGGCCAAGCCCGATGCACCTGGTGTGTATGTCGACGGCGCGAAAATCGCCTCCCTGGGCCTGCGCATCCGCCATGGTTGTTCCTTTCATGGCCTGGCCCTGAACGTGGACATGGACCTGGCGCCGTTTCGCCGGATCAATCCCTGTGGTTACGCCGGTTTGGCCATGACCCAGTTGAGCGATCACGCAACACCCATAGAATTTGCCGAGGTAAGTGCCCGGCTGCGCGCGCAGCTCGTCAAACACCTCGACTATGCTGAGCAGACGACCCTGACGGGCGGAATCGACTGA
- a CDS encoding DUF493 domain-containing protein yields MTDKEVKAPKIEFPVVDYPIKVISDTGVGRKDLILEIVRKHATINDQRVDERSSSTGKYTTIQLHIVATDQDQLYDINSALRATGFVHMVL; encoded by the coding sequence ATGACCGATAAAGAAGTAAAGGCGCCAAAGATCGAATTCCCGGTGGTGGACTATCCCATCAAGGTGATCAGCGATACCGGTGTAGGCCGTAAAGACCTGATCCTCGAAATCGTGCGCAAGCACGCTACGATCAACGATCAGCGAGTGGATGAGCGCTCCAGCTCTACCGGCAAATACACCACGATCCAGTTGCACATCGTTGCAACCGATCAAGACCAGCTCTACGACATCAATAGCGCACTGCGAGCCACCGGTTTCGTACACATGGTGTTGTGA
- a CDS encoding D-alanyl-D-alanine carboxypeptidase family protein, which yields MNITTLAKRLCLLVPLIIAPAAWAVEMMPAPPQLAAKSYVLMDAASGNVLVENNGDQRLPPASLTKLMTAYIATLEIRRGQIGENDPVTVSENAWRTGGSRMFIKVGSQVTVSDLLHGIIIQSGNDASVALAEHIAGSEDAFADMMNKTVTDLGMTNSHFMNPTGLPNPDHYSSAHDMAILARAIIRVDPVHYAIYSQKEFFWNNIKQPNRNLLLWRDKTVDGLKTGHTDEAGYCMVSSAVRDGQRLIAVVFGTNSEQARAAETQKLLTYGFRFFETQTFYQKGAELAQAPVWKGTERQVKAGLADDLTLTMPKGQLKKLAASMTMNPQLTAPIAKGDVIGKVEVKLDDKVVHSADLIALDAVEEGGIFRRVWDSIRLFFYGLFN from the coding sequence ATGAACATCACCACCTTAGCCAAACGCCTGTGCCTGCTTGTCCCGCTGATCATCGCGCCCGCTGCCTGGGCCGTCGAAATGATGCCAGCGCCACCGCAACTGGCTGCCAAGTCCTACGTGCTCATGGATGCCGCCAGCGGCAACGTGCTGGTCGAAAACAATGGTGACCAGCGCCTGCCGCCGGCCAGCCTGACCAAGCTGATGACCGCCTACATCGCGACCCTGGAAATCCGTCGCGGCCAGATCGGTGAAAACGATCCGGTGACCGTCAGCGAAAACGCCTGGCGTACCGGCGGTTCGCGGATGTTCATCAAGGTCGGCTCCCAGGTAACTGTCAGCGACCTGCTGCACGGCATCATCATCCAGTCCGGCAACGACGCTAGCGTCGCCCTGGCTGAGCACATTGCTGGCAGCGAAGATGCATTCGCCGACATGATGAATAAAACCGTGACTGACCTGGGCATGACCAACAGCCACTTCATGAACCCGACCGGCCTGCCGAACCCAGACCACTACTCGTCGGCCCATGACATGGCGATCCTGGCGCGCGCGATCATTCGTGTCGACCCGGTGCACTACGCCATCTACTCCCAGAAAGAGTTCTTCTGGAACAACATCAAGCAGCCTAACCGCAACCTGCTGCTGTGGCGTGACAAGACTGTGGATGGCCTGAAAACCGGCCACACCGACGAAGCCGGCTACTGCATGGTGTCTTCGGCTGTGCGTGACGGCCAGCGCCTGATCGCCGTGGTCTTCGGCACCAACAGCGAGCAGGCTCGTGCCGCCGAGACTCAGAAGCTGCTGACCTACGGTTTCCGTTTCTTCGAAACCCAGACCTTCTACCAGAAGGGCGCTGAACTGGCCCAGGCTCCGGTCTGGAAAGGTACCGAGCGTCAAGTCAAGGCCGGCCTGGCTGATGACCTGACCCTGACCATGCCTAAAGGCCAGCTGAAGAAACTGGCTGCCAGCATGACCATGAACCCACAACTGACCGCGCCTATCGCCAAGGGCGATGTGATCGGTAAAGTCGAAGTGAAGCTGGACGACAAAGTCGTACACAGCGCCGATCTGATCGCACTCGACGCTGTTGAGGAAGGTGGTATCTTCCGTCGCGTGTGGGATAGCATCCGTCTATTCTTCTACGGCTTGTTCAACTGA